A section of the Elizabethkingia anophelis R26 genome encodes:
- a CDS encoding SusD/RagB family nutrient-binding outer membrane lipoprotein, translating into MKKYILYSLVVVSFLTSCESDITSLNNDPKSAQEIPSSFAFASGQYDLANALFDPGTQASGFPFLIEHQAETTYVTPSRFLLNSNSTNMWDRVYVRGLKMLDNSKNILSKEFDAGNEVGRNKLAMIEILSCYGFKSLVDTYGDIPYTEALQQENKISSPKYDDARTVYTALISRLDNAIGSITTSSGGYTQDFFYKGDMSKWKKLANSIKLSFGINLADVDPALSKKIVEEAYASGVMTSNADNAVYSYDGASYKNPYSVTREDIVASKILVDQLKQSNDPRLAKYFSTVNGNYVGGVFGNQNNYKTTSTFSASVSATTARGLFFDYSQVEFLLAEGAARGYNVGSAATHYKNAIAASMDYWGVAAADRDAYIAANPYNSAGNFKQQIGAQVWVSGYTNGYFVWNSVRRLNYPSLPVPPTSQLSGYPIRLPYPDGEQNLNNVNWTAAVSKIPGGRDVATAPVFWDKN; encoded by the coding sequence ATTTGCATTTGCAAGTGGCCAATATGATTTAGCTAATGCTTTGTTTGATCCTGGAACGCAGGCGAGCGGATTCCCTTTCCTTATAGAGCACCAAGCAGAGACAACTTATGTTACACCAAGTAGATTTTTGCTTAATAGTAATTCTACCAATATGTGGGATAGAGTTTATGTAAGAGGATTAAAAATGTTAGATAATTCTAAAAATATTTTATCTAAAGAATTTGATGCAGGTAATGAGGTTGGAAGAAATAAACTTGCTATGATTGAAATTTTATCGTGCTATGGATTTAAATCTCTTGTAGATACATACGGCGATATTCCTTATACTGAGGCTTTGCAGCAAGAAAATAAAATTAGTTCTCCAAAGTATGATGATGCAAGAACGGTGTATACTGCTCTTATATCAAGATTAGACAATGCTATTGGAAGTATTACAACATCATCGGGAGGGTATACTCAAGATTTCTTTTATAAAGGAGATATGTCTAAATGGAAGAAACTTGCTAATTCAATAAAATTGAGTTTTGGTATCAATTTGGCTGATGTAGATCCTGCTTTATCAAAGAAAATTGTAGAAGAAGCCTATGCTTCGGGTGTTATGACATCTAATGCTGATAATGCAGTCTATAGCTACGATGGTGCAAGTTATAAAAATCCTTATTCGGTAACTAGAGAGGATATTGTAGCAAGTAAAATATTGGTAGACCAGCTTAAACAATCAAATGATCCAAGATTGGCAAAATACTTTTCTACTGTGAATGGAAATTATGTTGGTGGTGTATTTGGTAATCAAAATAATTACAAAACAACTTCTACATTTAGTGCAAGTGTTTCTGCTACAACAGCAAGAGGTTTATTTTTCGATTACAGTCAAGTTGAGTTTTTGCTGGCTGAAGGAGCAGCTAGAGGATATAATGTAGGTAGTGCAGCTACTCACTATAAAAATGCGATAGCAGCTTCAATGGATTATTGGGGAGTTGCAGCTGCTGATAGAGATGCGTATATAGCTGCTAATCCTTATAATTCTGCTGGAAACTTTAAACAACAAATTGGGGCGCAAGTTTGGGTTTCGGGTTATACAAACGGATATTTTGTTTGGAATTCAGTTAGAAGATTGAACTACCCAAGTTTACCAGTTCCTCCAACATCACAGCTTAGTGGGTACCCTATAAGACTTCCTTATCCTGATGGAGAGCAGAACCTTAATAATGTTAATTGGACTGCTGCTGTATCAAAAATACCTGGAGGAAGAGATGTTGCAACAGCTCCTGTATTCTGGGATAAAAATTAA
- a CDS encoding SusC/RagA family TonB-linked outer membrane protein: MKKLTNSVLVVVLSSSFVFVNAQKKQDSAKTKDIEGVVVTALGIKREKKSLGYASQEVKADKLFDGTTNTGNIASQLSGKVSGLQVNTSSNFGGSSSLVIRGIKSLQGANPLIVIDGSPVNNSSTYDTKTNQDMGNLLSDINQDDIESINVLKGAAASALYGERGLNGVIVITTKSGKGKDDGSWGITLSSSVQAGFIDKSTFPEYQNRYGAGYAMSFSEKNANGTPYGNLGDDASWGPEFNPNQLVYQWDAFDPNSKNFGKATPWVAAKNGPIKFFETPITYVNGITLEKGKKGNNFMLSYDNMLSNGLMPNSDLRKNTFTTKINYDFTPKLHATVYSTLVVQSTKGRNDANYSGNLVGGFRQWWANNVDIVDQKNAYFNSGGKNISWNLKSGANPVVGFWNNPYYQRYQSYGTDDRTRSFSYALLTYDFNKNFSLTGKVSYDNASTYFQNRLAPGSVPKAFGASQKLVSSGYSRQNLTTTETNFDLMLNYKFNITDNINVSGIAGGNVRRNYYNSIYASTEGGLEKDGLYALANSKFPIIPPDENEYTTVTSSAYATASFDFYKFFYLDATFRADKTSTLPKANRVYTYPSFTGSFILSEFVKPSWLSFWKVRANYAEVGGTADPYQLQYYYTFAGTFNNSIVMQNSQTLLPNPDLKPQRSKEFEVGTEAHFFKGRLTFDAAYYKTKTFNQIINLPISAGSGLLTAVANAGRIDNEGIELQIGATPIKTKDFSWNVDVNWSKNKNKVVELLHNATTDVSNYNLTSVQGGASVNATEGEMWGAIRGSDYKYLNGQKVVDSKGFYVLEGNKVIGNTTPDWIGGVRNSFSYKGISFSFLVDFRKGGDIFSTDMYYATSTGLYKDTAIGDYRTGKVVLPGVTADGKPNQTAIDASVYGNMGYQKSPTSRYIYDGSFIKLREASISYTLPKALLANTFVNEAKISIVGRNLWIIHKNLPYADPESTLGGGVRSFGYSIGSLPTTRDIGVNISFKF; encoded by the coding sequence ATGAAGAAACTAACAAACAGTGTTTTGGTAGTAGTCTTGTCTTCTTCTTTTGTATTTGTTAATGCACAGAAAAAACAAGACTCTGCTAAGACCAAGGATATTGAGGGAGTTGTAGTGACTGCCCTTGGTATCAAAAGAGAAAAGAAGTCTTTGGGGTATGCTTCTCAGGAAGTAAAAGCAGACAAACTCTTTGATGGTACTACCAATACTGGTAACATTGCTTCACAGCTTTCTGGTAAAGTGTCTGGTTTACAGGTGAATACTTCCAGTAATTTTGGAGGCTCTTCCAGTCTTGTAATCAGAGGTATAAAAAGTTTACAAGGGGCAAATCCACTTATCGTTATTGATGGATCTCCAGTAAACAACTCTTCTACCTATGATACCAAGACAAACCAGGACATGGGTAACCTGTTGTCAGATATCAATCAGGATGATATTGAATCGATCAATGTTCTGAAAGGGGCAGCAGCTTCTGCACTATATGGTGAAAGAGGTCTAAATGGTGTTATTGTAATTACGACTAAGAGTGGCAAAGGAAAAGATGATGGAAGTTGGGGAATAACGCTGTCATCATCTGTACAGGCAGGGTTTATAGATAAGTCTACTTTCCCAGAATATCAGAACAGATATGGCGCCGGCTATGCTATGAGTTTTAGTGAAAAAAATGCAAATGGTACACCTTACGGGAATTTAGGAGACGATGCTTCATGGGGGCCAGAATTTAACCCTAATCAATTAGTATATCAATGGGACGCATTTGATCCTAATTCTAAAAATTTTGGAAAAGCAACCCCTTGGGTAGCGGCTAAAAATGGACCTATTAAGTTTTTTGAAACTCCAATTACTTATGTAAATGGTATTACTCTTGAAAAAGGTAAGAAAGGAAATAATTTCATGTTGTCCTATGATAATATGTTATCAAATGGTTTAATGCCAAATTCTGACTTAAGAAAGAATACATTTACTACGAAAATTAACTATGATTTTACACCTAAGTTACATGCTACTGTTTATTCAACATTAGTAGTTCAAAGTACTAAAGGAAGAAACGATGCTAATTACTCGGGTAACCTTGTAGGAGGCTTCAGACAATGGTGGGCAAACAACGTTGATATAGTTGATCAGAAAAATGCATATTTCAATAGTGGTGGTAAAAATATTAGCTGGAACTTAAAGAGCGGTGCAAATCCTGTTGTAGGTTTCTGGAATAACCCATACTATCAAAGATATCAAAGTTATGGTACTGATGACAGAACAAGAAGTTTCAGTTATGCTTTGTTAACATATGATTTTAATAAGAACTTTAGTTTAACAGGTAAAGTGTCCTACGACAATGCTTCTACATATTTCCAAAACAGATTAGCTCCAGGATCTGTACCAAAAGCATTTGGTGCGTCACAAAAGTTAGTAAGTTCAGGATATAGCAGACAAAATCTTACTACAACGGAAACTAACTTTGACTTAATGTTAAATTATAAATTTAATATTACAGATAATATCAATGTTAGCGGTATAGCCGGGGGAAATGTAAGAAGAAATTATTATAACTCTATTTATGCTTCTACTGAAGGAGGGTTAGAAAAAGATGGATTATATGCTTTGGCAAATTCAAAATTCCCTATTATCCCACCAGATGAGAATGAATATACAACTGTGACTTCCAGTGCTTATGCAACAGCATCTTTTGATTTCTATAAGTTTTTCTATTTAGATGCTACATTCAGAGCTGATAAAACTTCTACATTGCCAAAAGCAAACAGAGTGTATACTTATCCTTCTTTTACGGGATCATTCATTTTGTCAGAGTTTGTGAAGCCTTCATGGTTAAGTTTCTGGAAAGTAAGAGCAAACTATGCTGAAGTAGGTGGAACAGCAGATCCATATCAATTACAGTACTATTATACTTTTGCAGGTACATTTAATAATTCTATTGTAATGCAAAATTCACAGACACTTCTTCCAAACCCTGACTTAAAGCCACAACGCTCAAAGGAATTTGAAGTAGGTACTGAAGCGCATTTCTTCAAAGGAAGATTAACATTTGATGCAGCTTACTATAAGACCAAGACATTTAATCAGATTATAAATCTGCCAATTTCTGCAGGATCTGGTCTGTTGACTGCAGTAGCAAATGCTGGTAGGATTGATAACGAAGGGATTGAACTACAAATTGGTGCTACCCCAATTAAGACCAAAGATTTTTCATGGAATGTAGATGTTAACTGGTCTAAAAATAAGAATAAAGTTGTTGAATTATTGCATAACGCAACAACAGATGTTAGCAACTATAATTTAACAAGCGTTCAAGGTGGTGCATCTGTTAATGCTACTGAAGGTGAAATGTGGGGTGCAATTAGAGGTAGTGACTACAAATACCTTAATGGTCAAAAAGTAGTTGATTCTAAAGGATTCTATGTTTTAGAAGGTAACAAGGTAATTGGTAATACAACTCCAGATTGGATTGGTGGAGTTAGAAACTCTTTTAGTTATAAAGGAATTAGCTTTTCATTCTTAGTGGATTTCAGAAAAGGAGGAGATATTTTCTCAACCGATATGTATTATGCAACCTCTACAGGTTTGTATAAGGATACTGCAATTGGCGATTATAGAACTGGAAAAGTAGTTCTACCTGGAGTAACTGCTGACGGAAAGCCAAACCAAACTGCAATAGATGCATCTGTATATGGTAATATGGGGTATCAAAAGAGCCCTACATCACGTTATATATATGACGGATCTTTTATAAAGCTTAGAGAAGCAAGTATTAGTTACACATTACCAAAGGCTTTATTAGCTAATACATTTGTTAACGAGGCGAAGATTTCTATTGTAGGAAGAAACTTATGGATTATCCACAAAAATCTTCCTTATGCAGATCCTGAGTCTACTCTGGGAGGAGGTGTAAGATCTTTCGGTTATTCTATTGGATCTTTGCCAACTACAAGAGATATCGGAGTTAATATTTCTTT